Proteins from one Pseudomonas sp. KBS0710 genomic window:
- the argE gene encoding acetylornithine deacetylase, with amino-acid sequence MSHSRELLQTLVGFDTTSRESNLQLIEFVREYLAGFGVACELVYNEERSKANLFASIGPVQLPGIVLSGHTDVVPVDGQPWTMPPFELTERDGKLFGRGTADMKGYIACVLALVPALVKANLRIPVHIALSYDEEVGCLGVRSLLAVLEQRPVKPMLCIIGEPTELKPVLGHKGKLAMRCDVHGEACHSAYAPYGVNAIEHAAELIGELGRIGQRLREQQDPRFDPPFSTVQTGVITGGKALNIVPADCRFDFEVRALPSMDPGEVAEELQAYAMQQVLPRMQAVSKQSAIRFTELSAYPGLVTDERSQAAELIAAFSGSRDFGTVAFGTEGGLFDAVGIPTVVCGPGSMDQGHKPDEFVSLEQLAGCDAMLERMLDSIRT; translated from the coding sequence TTGAGCCACAGCCGCGAACTGCTGCAGACGCTGGTGGGGTTTGATACCACCAGCCGCGAGTCCAACCTGCAGTTGATCGAGTTTGTGCGCGAGTACCTCGCAGGCTTCGGCGTGGCTTGCGAGCTGGTCTACAACGAGGAACGCAGCAAGGCCAACCTGTTCGCCAGCATCGGCCCGGTGCAACTGCCGGGCATTGTGCTGTCGGGGCATACCGACGTGGTGCCGGTGGACGGCCAGCCGTGGACGATGCCGCCGTTTGAATTGACCGAACGCGACGGCAAGCTGTTTGGCCGTGGCACGGCGGATATGAAGGGTTATATCGCCTGCGTACTGGCGTTGGTGCCTGCGCTGGTAAAGGCCAACTTGCGTATCCCGGTGCATATCGCCCTGTCGTACGACGAAGAAGTCGGCTGCCTGGGTGTGCGCTCGCTGCTCGCAGTGCTGGAGCAACGGCCGGTGAAACCGATGCTGTGCATTATCGGCGAGCCGACCGAGCTGAAACCCGTGCTCGGGCACAAGGGCAAGCTGGCGATGCGCTGTGATGTGCATGGCGAGGCTTGCCATTCGGCGTATGCGCCCTATGGCGTGAATGCGATTGAGCATGCGGCCGAGTTGATTGGCGAGCTGGGTCGCATTGGCCAGCGCCTGCGCGAGCAACAGGACCCGCGGTTTGACCCGCCGTTCAGCACGGTGCAGACCGGGGTGATTACGGGCGGCAAGGCCTTGAACATCGTGCCCGCCGACTGCCGCTTTGATTTTGAAGTGCGCGCATTGCCGTCGATGGACCCGGGTGAAGTGGCTGAGGAGCTGCAGGCTTATGCCATGCAACAGGTGTTGCCGCGTATGCAGGCGGTGAGTAAACAGAGTGCGATTCGGTTTACCGAGTTATCGGCGTATCCGGGGTTGGTGACCGATGAACGCAGCCAGGCAGCGGAGTTGATTGCAGCGTTCAGTGGCTCGCGGGATTTCGGCACCGTAGCGTTTGGCACTGAAGGTGGGTTGTTTGATGCGGTGGGCATACCCACGGTGGTGTGTGGGCCGGGGAGCATGGACCAAGGGCATAAGCCGGATGAGTTTGTGAGCCTCGAACAGTTGGCTGGGTGTGATGCCATGCTGGAGCGCATGCTCGACTCGATCCGCACCTGA
- a CDS encoding aspartate aminotransferase family protein, producing MNLSAQINRRTEDYQQSDAAHHIHGFVDQKALNAEGPRVMVRGEGLYLWDSEGKRYLDGMSGLWCTQLGYGRRDLTAAAAAQMDQLAYYNMFFHTTHPAVIELSELLFSLLPGHYSHVIYTNSGSEANEVLIRTVRRYWQVVGQPQKKIMIGRWNGYHGSTLAASALGGMKFMHEMGGMIPDVAHIDEPYWFAHGGELTPAEFGRRCALQLEEKILELGAENVAGFIAEPFQGAGGMIFPPESYWPEIQRICRQYDVLLCADEVIGGFGRTGEWFAHQHFGFEPDTLSIAKGLTSGYLPMGGLVLSKRIAEALVEQGGMFAHGLTYSGHPVAAAVALANLKALRDEGIVRQVKDDTGPYLQQLLHEVFGNHPMVGEIQGTGLLGALQFVEDKATRKRFANENDLAWQCRTFGFEEGVIIRSTLGRMIMAPALVATRAELDELVDKTRIAVDRTARIAGKL from the coding sequence ATGAATCTATCCGCCCAAATCAACCGTCGCACCGAGGATTACCAGCAGTCTGATGCGGCCCACCATATCCATGGGTTTGTCGACCAGAAGGCGCTGAACGCCGAAGGCCCGCGTGTGATGGTGCGCGGCGAAGGCTTGTACCTGTGGGACAGCGAAGGCAAGCGTTACCTGGACGGCATGTCCGGCCTGTGGTGTACCCAACTGGGTTATGGGCGCCGCGATCTGACCGCCGCCGCCGCCGCGCAGATGGACCAGCTGGCGTACTACAACATGTTCTTTCACACCACCCACCCGGCAGTGATCGAGCTGTCGGAGCTGTTGTTCAGCCTGTTGCCGGGGCATTACAGCCACGTGATCTACACCAACTCCGGCTCCGAGGCCAACGAGGTGTTGATCCGTACCGTGCGCCGTTATTGGCAAGTCGTCGGGCAACCGCAGAAGAAAATCATGATCGGCCGCTGGAACGGCTATCACGGCTCGACCCTGGCGGCCTCGGCGCTGGGCGGCATGAAGTTCATGCACGAGATGGGCGGCATGATTCCCGACGTGGCGCACATTGACGAGCCGTATTGGTTTGCCCATGGCGGCGAGCTGACACCGGCCGAATTTGGCCGTCGTTGTGCGTTGCAATTGGAAGAAAAGATTCTGGAGCTGGGCGCCGAAAACGTCGCCGGTTTTATCGCCGAGCCGTTCCAGGGCGCGGGCGGCATGATCTTCCCACCAGAAAGCTACTGGCCCGAAATCCAGCGCATTTGCCGTCAATACGATGTGCTGCTGTGCGCCGATGAGGTGATTGGTGGTTTTGGCCGTACCGGCGAGTGGTTCGCCCATCAACACTTCGGTTTTGAGCCCGATACCCTGTCGATTGCCAAGGGCCTCACCTCCGGCTACCTGCCCATGGGCGGCCTGGTGCTGAGCAAGCGTATTGCCGAGGCGCTGGTGGAGCAGGGCGGTATGTTCGCCCACGGGCTGACCTATTCCGGCCACCCGGTCGCGGCGGCGGTGGCACTGGCCAACCTCAAGGCGCTGCGCGATGAAGGCATCGTGCGCCAGGTCAAGGACGACACCGGGCCGTACTTGCAGCAACTGCTGCACGAGGTGTTCGGCAACCACCCAATGGTCGGCGAGATCCAGGGCACGGGCCTGCTCGGGGCATTGCAGTTCGTCGAAGACAAGGCCACGCGCAAACGCTTCGCCAACGAAAACGACCTGGCCTGGCAATGCCGCACCTTTGGCTTTGAAGAGGGCGTGATCATCCGCTCGACCCTGGGCCGCATGATCATGGCGCCGGCTCTGGTGGCCACGCGTGCAGAGCTGGATGAGCTGGTCGACAAGACCCGCATTGCAGTAGACCGCACCGCACGGATCGCGGGAAAACTCTGA
- a CDS encoding flavin-containing monooxygenase, translating to MPKLNPTALRKDRHMTQAITKTDTLVVGAGQAGVAMSEHLSKQGVPHLVLERSRIAERWRTGRWDSLVANGPAWHDRFPGLAFDDVAADSFAPKERVADYFEAYARKFNAPIRTGVDVTSVVRNVGRPGFTVHTSEGVIEATRVVAATGPFQKPVIPAIAPKDSALHQIHSADYRNPAQLPAGAVLVVGAGSSGVQIADELQRSGRQVYLSVGAHDRPPRAYRNRDFCWWLGVLGEWDQAAMKPGREHVTIAVSGAHGGKTIDFRELAQQGMTLVGLTQAFDGSVARFQANLVENLARGDENYLALLDAADAYIERNGLDLPVEPEARRVFADAECIKNPILELDLAKAGITSIIWATGFAVDYSWLKVDAFDATGKPQHQRGVASESGIYFLGLPWQSRRGSSFIWGVWHDAKYVADHIAIQRQYLEYREPAPVAQKSPVIA from the coding sequence ATGCCCAAGCTGAATCCAACTGCATTACGCAAGGACAGACACATGACTCAAGCCATAACAAAAACAGACACGCTGGTAGTGGGAGCCGGTCAGGCCGGTGTGGCCATGAGCGAGCACCTGAGCAAGCAAGGCGTGCCGCACCTGGTGCTGGAGCGCAGCCGTATCGCCGAACGCTGGCGCACCGGGCGCTGGGATTCGCTGGTCGCCAACGGCCCGGCCTGGCATGACCGCTTCCCTGGCCTGGCGTTTGATGACGTCGCCGCCGACAGTTTTGCGCCAAAAGAGCGCGTGGCCGATTACTTCGAAGCCTATGCCCGCAAGTTCAACGCGCCGATCCGCACCGGCGTGGACGTGACCTCCGTGGTACGTAACGTCGGCCGCCCCGGCTTTACCGTGCACACCAGCGAAGGCGTGATCGAAGCCACCCGTGTGGTCGCCGCCACCGGGCCGTTCCAGAAGCCGGTGATCCCGGCCATCGCGCCTAAAGACAGCGCGCTGCACCAGATCCACTCCGCCGATTACCGCAACCCCGCACAACTGCCCGCCGGCGCCGTGCTGGTGGTGGGCGCCGGTTCATCCGGCGTGCAAATTGCCGATGAGCTGCAGCGTTCCGGGCGCCAGGTGTACCTGTCGGTCGGTGCCCACGACCGCCCGCCGCGTGCCTATCGCAACCGCGATTTCTGCTGGTGGCTGGGCGTGTTGGGCGAGTGGGACCAGGCCGCAATGAAGCCCGGCCGCGAGCACGTGACCATCGCCGTGAGCGGCGCCCACGGCGGCAAGACCATTGATTTTCGTGAGCTGGCCCAGCAAGGCATGACCCTGGTCGGCCTCACCCAAGCCTTCGACGGCAGCGTCGCGCGCTTCCAAGCCAACCTGGTTGAAAACCTGGCCCGTGGCGATGAGAACTACCTGGCCCTGCTGGATGCGGCGGACGCCTACATCGAGCGCAACGGCCTCGACTTACCGGTAGAACCCGAAGCGCGCCGTGTGTTCGCGGATGCCGAATGCATCAAAAACCCGATCCTGGAACTGGACCTGGCCAAGGCCGGTATCACTTCGATCATCTGGGCCACCGGGTTTGCCGTGGACTACAGCTGGCTGAAAGTCGATGCCTTTGACGCCACCGGCAAGCCGCAGCACCAGCGCGGTGTGGCCAGCGAGTCGGGCATCTACTTCCTCGGTTTGCCGTGGCAGTCGCGCCGGGGTTCGTCGTTTATCTGGGGCGTTTGGCATGACGCCAAGTACGTGGCCGACCACATTGCCATCCAGCGCCAATACCTTGAATACCGCGAACCCGCACCGGTTGCGCAAAAATCGCCTGTCATTGCCTGA
- a CDS encoding DUF1028 domain-containing protein, producing the protein MTFSIVARCADTGQLGIAISSSSIAVGARCPWLRPGVGAVSTQNITLPALGPDVLDLLEQGLDPAAAVDKALTSNGYSQYRQLTAIDHLGRSVHFSGSETLGTHHAVSGEQCVAAGNMLADRAVIEAMVHAFEHGEGQLADRLLAAMHAAIEAGGEAGPVHSAALVVVGELTWPIINLRVDWADEQPIAELQKLWDAYRPQVQDYIDRALAPDRSPGYGVAGDER; encoded by the coding sequence ATGACCTTTTCAATCGTCGCCCGTTGCGCGGACACCGGCCAGCTCGGCATCGCCATCAGCTCCTCGAGCATCGCCGTGGGCGCCCGCTGCCCATGGCTGCGGCCCGGTGTGGGCGCAGTGTCGACCCAGAACATCACGTTGCCGGCCCTCGGCCCCGACGTGCTCGACCTGCTGGAACAAGGCCTCGACCCGGCGGCCGCCGTCGACAAAGCCCTGACCAGCAACGGCTACAGCCAATACCGGCAACTGACGGCGATTGACCACCTGGGCCGCAGCGTGCATTTCAGCGGCAGCGAAACCCTTGGCACCCACCATGCCGTGTCGGGCGAACAATGTGTGGCGGCGGGCAATATGCTCGCCGACCGCGCGGTGATCGAGGCGATGGTGCACGCCTTCGAACACGGCGAAGGCCAGCTCGCCGATCGCTTGCTGGCGGCAATGCACGCCGCCATCGAAGCCGGTGGCGAAGCCGGGCCGGTGCATTCCGCCGCGCTGGTGGTGGTGGGCGAGCTGACCTGGCCGATCATCAACCTGCGCGTGGACTGGGCCGATGAACAGCCCATTGCCGAGCTGCAAAAGCTCTGGGACGCCTACCGCCCGCAAGTGCAGGACTACATCGACCGCGCCCTCGCCCCCGACCGCTCACCGGGCTACGGCGTGGCCGGAGACGAGCGATGA
- a CDS encoding RidA family protein, translated as MPTHTRIRMFNTKETYPNQSLDNDLCQAVRAGNTVYVRGQVGTDFDGNLIGLGDPRAQAEQAMKNVKQLLEEAGSDLSHIVKTTTYLIDPRYREPVYQEVGKWLKGVFPISTGLVVSALGQPQWLMEIDVIAVIPE; from the coding sequence ATGCCTACTCATACTCGCATCCGCATGTTCAACACCAAGGAAACCTACCCTAACCAGAGCCTGGACAACGACCTGTGCCAGGCCGTGCGTGCCGGCAATACCGTGTATGTGCGCGGCCAGGTGGGTACCGATTTCGACGGCAACCTGATTGGCCTTGGCGACCCGCGCGCCCAGGCCGAGCAAGCGATGAAAAACGTCAAGCAACTGCTCGAAGAGGCCGGTTCCGACCTGAGCCATATTGTAAAAACCACCACTTACCTGATCGACCCGCGCTACCGTGAGCCGGTGTACCAGGAAGTCGGCAAGTGGCTCAAAGGCGTGTTCCCGATCTCCACCGGGCTGGTGGTCTCGGCCCTGGGCCAGCCACAGTGGCTGATGGAAATTGACGTGATCGCCGTGATCCCCGAATAA
- a CDS encoding helix-turn-helix transcriptional regulator has protein sequence MAQVTDNIGQSGFAAALFDALGYVQPIQATTLYFYPRGGMPSALFELDGPWLPQGNVRQYLSGFYLLDPFYDACVEGVSSGCYALADVAPDHFELSEYFQSFYRHSQLEDELNYILQSSKGSSLAVSLAFTQKLDAATTAQFKRIAPWVLAVLGKHFVGLDAHGARFENLLEQRIHAALNNFGSSILTERECRIAQLILRGHSTRSLAERLEVSEDTIKSHRKHIYTKLDIGAQSELFALFIDSLAEAQGVLSKDPLESYMSKHR, from the coding sequence ATGGCCCAGGTGACCGATAACATCGGGCAATCGGGGTTCGCTGCCGCCTTGTTCGATGCCCTCGGGTATGTGCAACCGATACAGGCCACGACGCTGTATTTTTACCCGCGTGGCGGCATGCCCAGTGCACTGTTCGAGTTGGACGGGCCGTGGTTGCCGCAAGGCAATGTGCGCCAGTACCTGTCGGGCTTTTACTTGCTGGACCCGTTTTACGACGCCTGCGTGGAAGGCGTCAGCTCAGGCTGTTATGCCTTGGCCGACGTTGCGCCTGACCACTTCGAATTGAGCGAATACTTCCAGTCGTTCTACCGGCACTCTCAGCTCGAAGACGAGCTCAATTACATCCTGCAATCGAGCAAGGGCTCCAGCCTGGCGGTGTCCCTGGCGTTTACGCAAAAACTCGACGCCGCCACCACCGCACAATTCAAGCGCATAGCCCCTTGGGTACTGGCCGTGCTGGGCAAGCATTTTGTCGGCCTGGATGCCCACGGGGCACGCTTCGAAAACCTGCTGGAGCAACGCATTCACGCAGCGCTGAACAACTTCGGCTCGTCGATCCTGACCGAGCGCGAATGCCGCATCGCCCAGCTTATTTTGCGCGGGCATTCCACCCGCTCGCTGGCCGAGCGCCTGGAGGTGTCCGAAGACACCATCAAGTCCCACCGCAAACACATCTACACCAAGCTCGATATCGGCGCGCAGTCGGAACTGTTTGCGTTGTTTATCGACTCGCTCGCCGAAGCCCAGGGCGTGCTGAGCAAAGACCCGCTTGAAAGTTACATGAGCAAGCACCGCTGA